Proteins from one Planctomyces sp. SH-PL62 genomic window:
- a CDS encoding serine O-acetyltransferase: MATEANANANSNGKLRDSLPDLTSRIVSTYKGCESVNHLGHSSLPSYREVVEILGDLREVLFPGYGRRQNLHMGNVAYHVGDLIDGLYDRLCQQLTRAFQHDCQAREPQTASEAKAEAYTIQFLERIPELRETAGGDVKAAFEGDPAASSLDEIVFCYPGVSAITVYRLAHELYNLGVPLIPRMMTEYAHGKTGIDIHPGARIGREFFIDHGTGVVVGQTTEIGDRVKIYQGVTLGALSFPRDEATGEVVRGRKRHPTIEHDVVIYANATILGGETTIGHHAVVGSSAWITRSVAPYTTVTIENPKLRYRESPDVRPDDAYPQRLNYQI, translated from the coding sequence ATGGCGACGGAAGCGAACGCGAACGCGAATTCGAACGGGAAGCTCCGGGACTCGCTCCCCGACCTGACGAGCCGGATCGTCTCCACCTACAAGGGCTGCGAGTCGGTCAACCACCTGGGGCACTCGTCGCTGCCGAGCTACCGCGAGGTGGTCGAGATCCTCGGCGACCTCCGCGAAGTCCTCTTCCCGGGCTACGGCCGACGCCAGAACCTGCACATGGGGAACGTCGCCTACCACGTCGGCGACCTGATCGACGGCCTGTACGACCGCCTCTGCCAGCAGCTCACCCGCGCCTTCCAGCACGATTGCCAGGCCCGCGAGCCCCAGACCGCCTCCGAGGCCAAGGCCGAGGCCTACACGATCCAGTTCCTGGAGCGCATCCCCGAACTCCGCGAGACGGCCGGCGGGGACGTGAAGGCGGCCTTCGAGGGGGACCCGGCGGCCTCCAGCCTGGACGAGATCGTCTTCTGCTACCCCGGCGTCTCGGCCATCACCGTCTACCGCCTGGCGCACGAGCTGTACAACCTGGGCGTGCCCCTGATCCCCCGCATGATGACCGAGTACGCCCACGGCAAGACCGGGATCGACATCCACCCCGGCGCGCGGATCGGCCGCGAGTTCTTCATCGACCACGGCACCGGCGTCGTCGTCGGCCAGACGACGGAGATCGGCGACCGGGTGAAGATCTACCAGGGCGTCACCCTCGGCGCGCTCAGCTTCCCCCGCGACGAGGCCACCGGCGAGGTCGTCCGGGGCCGCAAGCGGCACCCGACCATCGAGCACGACGTGGTCATCTACGCCAACGCCACGATCCTCGGCGGTGAGACGACCATCGGCCACCACGCCGTCGTCGGCTCCTCCGCCTGGATCACCCGCAGCGTCGCCCCGTACACGACCGTCACCATCGAGAACCCCAAGCTCCGCTACCGCGAGAGCCCCGACGTCCGCCCCGACGACGCCTACCCCCAACGCCTCAACTACCAGATCTGA
- a CDS encoding sigma 54-interacting transcriptional regulator, whose product MATDRPRTLGELRRSGHRLESVKDEMRRNLVRKLQSGEPLFPNILGYEETVVPQIQNAILSRHDMLFLGLRGQAKTRMLRQLVHLLDDAAPIVEGSEIHDHPFHPVSRYARDLIAEKGDDAPVAWIGREERYNEKLATPDVTIADLIGEIDMIKHAEGRYLSSEATMHYGLIPRTNRGIFCINELPDLAPKIQVGLFNVLEERDVQIRGYPIRLELDLCLVFSANPEDYTNRGRIVTPLKDRIGSVVRTHYPLTREIGMAVNDQNAWLDRSIGDGEAEGGTSVPGYIKEVVEEASRLARTSPHVNQQSGVSVRMSIANLENVVSNAERRALANRESAIVPRVGDLAAALSSSRGKLELTMSEEDGHEDKLIQRILDEAVKNVFLLHFDVREFRPIVQHFESGQTLETGDMLGSQAVLDRIAKVPGLRKRAEEAAAELVPQAKTPEAKLAAAASAAEFILEGLHVHNKLNKSAKGGGTSYQR is encoded by the coding sequence ATGGCGACGGATCGGCCCCGGACGCTCGGCGAGCTGCGACGGAGCGGGCATCGGCTGGAATCGGTCAAGGACGAGATGAGGCGCAACCTCGTCCGCAAGCTGCAATCCGGGGAGCCGCTGTTCCCGAACATCCTGGGATATGAAGAGACGGTCGTCCCCCAGATCCAGAACGCGATCCTCTCGCGCCACGACATGCTCTTCCTGGGCCTTCGCGGCCAGGCCAAGACCCGGATGCTCCGCCAGCTCGTCCACCTCCTCGACGACGCGGCCCCGATCGTCGAGGGCTCCGAGATCCACGACCACCCGTTCCACCCGGTCTCCCGCTACGCGCGGGACCTGATCGCCGAGAAGGGGGACGACGCGCCGGTCGCCTGGATCGGCCGCGAGGAGCGGTACAACGAGAAGCTCGCCACGCCCGACGTCACCATCGCCGACCTGATCGGCGAGATCGACATGATCAAGCACGCCGAGGGCCGCTACCTCTCGAGCGAGGCGACGATGCACTACGGCCTGATCCCGCGCACCAACCGGGGGATCTTCTGCATCAACGAGCTCCCCGACCTCGCCCCCAAGATCCAGGTCGGCCTGTTCAACGTGCTGGAAGAGCGCGACGTCCAGATCCGGGGCTACCCGATCCGACTGGAGCTGGACCTCTGCCTGGTCTTCTCGGCGAACCCGGAGGACTATACGAACCGGGGCCGGATCGTCACGCCCCTGAAGGACCGGATCGGCTCGGTGGTGCGGACGCACTACCCGCTGACTCGCGAGATCGGCATGGCCGTCAACGACCAGAACGCCTGGCTCGACCGCTCCATCGGCGACGGCGAGGCCGAGGGCGGGACCAGCGTCCCCGGCTACATCAAGGAGGTCGTCGAGGAGGCGTCGCGGCTGGCGAGGACCTCGCCGCACGTCAACCAGCAGTCGGGCGTCTCGGTGCGGATGTCGATCGCGAACCTGGAGAACGTCGTCTCGAACGCCGAGCGCCGGGCGCTGGCGAACCGGGAGTCGGCGATCGTCCCCCGCGTGGGAGACCTCGCCGCGGCGCTCTCCAGCTCGCGAGGGAAGCTGGAGCTGACGATGAGCGAGGAGGACGGCCACGAGGACAAGCTGATCCAGCGGATCCTCGACGAGGCGGTCAAGAACGTCTTCCTGCTCCACTTCGACGTCCGCGAGTTCCGGCCGATCGTCCAGCACTTCGAGTCCGGCCAGACGCTCGAGACCGGCGACATGCTCGGCTCCCAGGCCGTCCTGGACCGCATCGCCAAGGTCCCCGGCCTCCGCAAGCGGGCCGAGGAGGCCGCCGCGGAGCTGGTCCCCCAGGCCAAGACCCCCGAGGCCAAGCTCGCCGCCGCCGCCAGCGCGGCCGAGTTCATCCTCGAGGGCCTCCACGTCCACAACAAGCTCAACAAATCCGCCAAGGGAGGCGGGACGTCGTACCAGCGCTGA
- a CDS encoding VWA domain-containing protein produces MSNYEYSKWDGSQEFLPQSADKLFEQISEYLLQYGEDVLRNLDDVDDDDLPEVVEMIQKEGLIERDEEGRWSVTPRGLRKIQDKSLHELFLTFNRDALGRHETQQKGEGTVSLEDTRPYVFGDPLANIDMHQTLKNAYTRQGGGVPIHLTPDDYVVHETEYQTRCATAVLIDMSGSMGRYGKYYTTKKVALALQAMVRSQYPQDSIQMIGFYTFANKMNERELLNSAPKPVSMFDSRIHLRFDMDQPKGRVPQHFTNIHAGLRLARNHLIRQPAGNKQIIVITDGEPTAHIEGREVVLIYPPAEKTAAHTLAEARRCAAAGIRISSYALIEDYFYLGLVNFVQEMARVSNGVAAYCSAEDLGKFVFESFVGGRHTRRYHA; encoded by the coding sequence ATGTCGAACTACGAATACTCGAAGTGGGACGGCTCGCAGGAGTTCCTTCCCCAGTCGGCGGACAAGCTGTTCGAGCAGATCTCCGAGTACCTGCTCCAGTACGGCGAGGACGTCCTGCGCAACCTCGACGACGTGGACGACGACGACCTGCCCGAAGTCGTCGAGATGATCCAGAAGGAAGGGCTCATCGAGCGCGACGAGGAAGGCCGCTGGAGCGTCACGCCCAGGGGCCTGCGGAAGATCCAGGACAAGTCGCTCCACGAGCTGTTCCTGACCTTCAACCGCGACGCGCTCGGCCGCCACGAGACCCAGCAGAAGGGCGAAGGGACGGTCTCGCTGGAAGACACCCGGCCCTACGTCTTCGGCGACCCCCTCGCCAACATCGACATGCACCAGACGCTCAAGAACGCCTACACCCGCCAGGGGGGCGGTGTGCCGATCCACCTCACGCCCGACGATTACGTCGTGCACGAGACCGAGTACCAGACCCGCTGCGCCACCGCCGTCCTGATCGACATGAGCGGCTCGATGGGACGCTACGGCAAGTACTACACGACCAAGAAGGTCGCCCTGGCGCTCCAGGCGATGGTGCGCTCCCAGTACCCGCAAGACTCGATCCAGATGATCGGGTTCTACACGTTCGCCAACAAGATGAACGAACGCGAGCTGCTGAACTCGGCCCCCAAGCCGGTCAGCATGTTCGACAGCCGCATCCATCTGCGGTTCGACATGGACCAGCCCAAGGGGCGCGTCCCCCAGCACTTCACCAACATCCACGCCGGCCTGCGGCTGGCCCGCAACCACCTGATCCGCCAGCCGGCGGGGAACAAGCAGATCATCGTCATCACCGACGGCGAGCCCACGGCGCACATCGAGGGCCGGGAGGTCGTCCTGATCTATCCGCCGGCCGAGAAGACCGCGGCCCACACCCTGGCCGAAGCCCGCCGCTGCGCCGCGGCGGGCATCCGGATCTCCAGCTACGCCCTGATCGAGGACTACTTCTACCTCGGCCTGGTCAACTTCGTGCAGGAGATGGCCCGCGTCTCCAACGGCGTCGCCGCCTACTGCTCGGCCGAGGACCTCGGCAAGTTCGTCTTCGAAAGCTTCGTCGGCGGCCGTCACACCCGGCGCTATCACGCCTGA
- the arsM gene encoding arsenite methyltransferase, with the protein MSETITNAVKGKYGSVAASGLSSDHAGVRAVAEAFGYSPEELASIPAEANMGLSCGNPTATAKLREGETVVDLGSGGGLDVLLAARKVGPSGRAIGVDMTPEMIDLSRRNAEKSGLANVEFHLAPIDRLPLPDASADCVISNCVINLAPDKAAVFREIARVLKPGGRLAVSDIALKCELPPELGNDLMAYVGCIAGAIPIEEYGKGLVEAGFAHVEVIDGGADLNAYAKVENQAGCCPLPGEPSGLPIADSGCCAVGPAAVVDEALHARLADLLRRYDVNDYAAGVKVFAVKPGAIPNRPPAKEPVPVADAAEPVKLLSGGNPQIAKADGDAPVQAYIAAMPGWKSDLGRRLDEIIVRIVPDVRKAVRWNSPFYGVEGQGWFLSFHVLTRYVKVTFFQGLSLHPVPPGGTPKSKDARWIDIYEGDQLDEARMASWVKQAAALPGWIP; encoded by the coding sequence CGGTGGCCGAGGCGTTCGGGTACAGCCCCGAGGAGTTGGCTTCGATCCCCGCCGAGGCCAACATGGGGCTCTCCTGCGGCAACCCCACCGCCACCGCCAAGCTCAGGGAAGGGGAGACGGTCGTGGACCTGGGGAGCGGCGGCGGGCTGGACGTCCTCCTGGCCGCCCGCAAGGTCGGGCCTTCGGGCCGGGCGATCGGCGTGGACATGACGCCCGAGATGATCGACCTGTCCCGTCGCAACGCCGAGAAGTCCGGCCTGGCGAACGTCGAGTTCCACCTGGCCCCCATCGATCGGCTCCCGCTGCCGGACGCCTCGGCGGACTGCGTGATCTCCAACTGCGTGATCAACCTCGCACCCGACAAGGCCGCCGTCTTCCGCGAGATCGCCAGGGTCCTCAAGCCGGGGGGCCGTCTCGCGGTCAGCGACATCGCCCTGAAGTGCGAATTGCCCCCGGAACTGGGGAACGACCTGATGGCCTACGTCGGCTGCATCGCCGGGGCGATCCCGATCGAGGAGTACGGCAAGGGGCTGGTCGAGGCGGGGTTCGCCCACGTCGAGGTGATCGACGGCGGGGCCGACCTGAACGCCTACGCCAAGGTCGAGAACCAGGCCGGCTGCTGCCCGCTCCCGGGCGAGCCGTCGGGCCTGCCCATCGCCGATTCGGGATGCTGCGCCGTGGGGCCTGCGGCCGTCGTGGACGAGGCGCTCCACGCCCGGCTCGCCGACCTCCTCCGCCGCTACGACGTGAACGACTACGCCGCCGGCGTGAAGGTCTTCGCCGTCAAGCCCGGGGCGATCCCGAACCGCCCGCCGGCGAAGGAGCCCGTCCCCGTTGCGGATGCGGCCGAGCCGGTGAAACTGCTGTCGGGCGGCAACCCGCAGATTGCGAAGGCGGACGGCGACGCCCCGGTGCAGGCCTACATCGCCGCGATGCCGGGCTGGAAGAGCGACCTCGGGAGGCGCCTCGACGAGATCATCGTGCGGATCGTGCCCGACGTGCGCAAGGCCGTGAGGTGGAACTCGCCGTTCTACGGCGTCGAAGGCCAGGGCTGGTTCCTGTCGTTCCACGTCTTGACCCGCTACGTCAAGGTGACCTTCTTCCAGGGCCTGTCGCTGCATCCGGTTCCCCCCGGCGGCACGCCGAAGAGCAAGGACGCACGCTGGATCGACATTTACGAAGGCGACCAGCTCGACGAGGCGCGAATGGCGTCGTGGGTGAAGCAGGCCGCCGCGTTGCCCGGCTGGATTCCTTGA